In Candidatus Rokuibacteriota bacterium, one DNA window encodes the following:
- a CDS encoding YbhB/YbcL family Raf kinase inhibitor-like protein: MAMKLTSDSFKDGDYLGQAHILSADYGFGCSGGNKSPHLTWEGAPDGTKSFALTCFDPDAPTGSGFWHWVVVNIPPNVTALPLDAGNPASGKLPAGALQVRTDFGKPGYGGPCPPQGDHPHRYLFTIHAVSMDKLPVTADTSPAVVGFYLNFNTLAKASLMGLYKR, translated from the coding sequence ATGGCGATGAAGCTCACGAGCGACAGCTTCAAGGACGGCGACTACCTGGGACAGGCGCACATCCTGTCGGCCGACTACGGCTTCGGCTGCAGCGGCGGCAATAAATCACCGCACCTCACGTGGGAGGGCGCGCCGGACGGAACGAAGAGCTTCGCGCTGACGTGCTTCGATCCCGATGCGCCCACCGGAAGCGGCTTCTGGCACTGGGTCGTGGTGAACATTCCGCCCAACGTGACCGCGCTGCCGCTCGACGCCGGCAACCCTGCGAGCGGCAAGCTGCCGGCGGGCGCGCTCCAGGTGAGGACCGACTTTGGCAAGCCGGGCTACGGCGGCCCGTGTCCGCCACAGGGTGACCATCCGCACCGCTACCTCTTCACCATCCACGCCGTGTCCATGGACAAATTGCCGGTCACGGCCGACACCTCGCCGGCGGTGGTAGGCTTCTACCTCAACTTCAACACGCTGGCGAAAGCCTCCCTCATGGGCTTGTACAAGCGCTGA
- a CDS encoding amidohydrolase — MARDGFKVFDSDMHVLEPVDLWERYIDPAFKDRAPRGTTRKATDVGVTVDGEDAFKLSAQVARVSFPGGLDRFAEDIARGFDATAQLRAMDREGIDVTVLYPSRGLFVNSFPDMDPAFSEAIARAYNNWLADFCRAGDPRRMHGAAMLPIQDIGASIREARRAVRELGFRAVFLRPNPLRPGIYWNDPIFDPLWAGIQELGVPVGFHEGVASHLPTVGADRFGPGQFALQHACSHSIEQMLAVEAMTLGGVLERFPRLKVAFLEGNGSWLPFWLWRLDEHWENPGRYENPALTRKPSECFYRQCFVSLECDEVPARQAVELCGPDCFVFSTDYPHYDTKYPEATARFLKLPLTEESKRKILWDNCARLYGFTGG; from the coding sequence ATGGCCAGGGATGGGTTCAAGGTCTTCGACAGTGACATGCACGTGCTGGAGCCTGTTGACCTGTGGGAGCGCTATATCGACCCCGCCTTCAAAGATCGAGCGCCCAGAGGAACGACCCGGAAGGCGACGGACGTCGGGGTGACCGTCGACGGGGAAGACGCGTTCAAGCTCTCGGCGCAAGTCGCGCGGGTGTCGTTTCCGGGTGGTCTCGACCGCTTTGCCGAAGACATCGCGCGCGGCTTCGACGCCACGGCTCAGCTCCGGGCCATGGATCGGGAAGGCATCGATGTGACGGTCCTCTATCCGTCCCGCGGTCTCTTCGTGAACAGCTTTCCCGACATGGATCCGGCCTTCTCCGAGGCCATCGCCCGGGCCTACAACAACTGGCTGGCGGACTTTTGCCGGGCAGGCGACCCGCGCCGGATGCACGGGGCTGCCATGCTTCCGATCCAGGATATCGGGGCATCGATTCGGGAGGCGCGTCGAGCGGTTCGCGAGCTGGGGTTCAGGGCAGTCTTCCTGCGCCCTAACCCGCTGCGCCCAGGTATCTATTGGAACGACCCCATCTTCGACCCGCTGTGGGCGGGGATCCAGGAGCTTGGGGTCCCTGTCGGCTTCCACGAGGGGGTCGCCTCCCATCTGCCGACCGTCGGCGCCGATCGGTTCGGGCCCGGCCAGTTCGCGCTGCAGCACGCGTGCTCCCACAGCATCGAGCAGATGCTGGCGGTGGAAGCCATGACCCTGGGTGGAGTCCTGGAGCGATTCCCGCGACTCAAGGTCGCGTTCCTCGAGGGCAACGGGTCCTGGCTCCCCTTCTGGCTCTGGCGGCTGGACGAGCACTGGGAAAATCCGGGGAGGTATGAAAACCCTGCGCTGACGCGGAAGCCCAGTGAGTGCTTCTACCGCCAGTGTTTCGTCTCGCTCGAGTGCGATGAAGTTCCCGCCCGACAGGCGGTGGAGCTGTGCGGGCCCGACTGTTTCGTTTTCTCCACCGATTATCCCCACTACGACACGAAGTATCCCGAGGCCACTGCACGCTTTCTCAAGCTGCCGCTGACGGAGGAAAGCAAGCGGAAGATCCTCTGGGACAACTGTGCCCGTCTCTACGGCTTCACCGGTGGCTGA
- a CDS encoding isoprenylcysteine carboxylmethyltransferase family protein, translated as MGFRSEEATLKVTMGWLDILTRTVLWLVLGPVLFAVLVPSALLASRWQLLSYGIGSLRFIGIMPICLGAAVVLWCAWDFMVVGRGTPLLFDPPPRLVSRGLYRVVRNPMYIGVELILGGEAIAFESLILLAYAVGVWVMFHGIIIAFEEPYLRKTFGAAYEEYSKAVPRWVPRWKRAEG; from the coding sequence ATGGGTTTTCGGAGCGAAGAAGCCACGCTCAAAGTGACGATGGGCTGGCTGGATATCCTGACGAGGACCGTGCTGTGGCTCGTCCTCGGCCCGGTATTGTTCGCTGTCCTCGTCCCCTCCGCGCTGCTGGCGTCCCGGTGGCAGCTGCTCTCTTACGGGATCGGGAGCCTCAGGTTCATTGGGATTATGCCGATCTGCCTCGGCGCGGCCGTGGTCCTCTGGTGTGCCTGGGATTTTATGGTCGTGGGGCGGGGCACTCCGCTCCTGTTCGATCCGCCTCCGCGACTGGTATCGAGGGGGTTGTACCGTGTCGTCAGGAACCCGATGTATATCGGTGTCGAGCTCATCCTGGGCGGTGAGGCGATCGCGTTCGAGTCGTTGATTCTGCTGGCTTACGCTGTAGGTGTCTGGGTGATGTTCCACGGGATCATCATCGCGTTCGAAGAACCGTACCTGAGGAAGACCTTTGGCGCCGCGTACGAGGAGTACTCGAAAGCTGTTCCCAGATGGGTCCCGCGCTGGAAGCGTGCGGAAGGGTAG
- a CDS encoding pyridoxamine 5'-phosphate oxidase family protein — MIRFTDEMKERINNAFRDRKFCVWATASKDGVPSISFRGSTFVWDDEHLAIWERSRQSGARHMEENPHVVMLYADLAARVGWRFYGQATVFKDGAMRQRIMDRTVKDELDRDPDRKGYGVLVRVDKIRRYSGDEILQER, encoded by the coding sequence ATGATAAGGTTCACCGACGAAATGAAAGAACGGATCAACAATGCCTTCCGGGACAGGAAATTCTGTGTGTGGGCGACGGCCTCGAAAGACGGGGTTCCCAGCATCAGCTTTCGAGGCAGCACCTTCGTCTGGGACGACGAACACCTCGCGATCTGGGAGCGCTCGCGTCAGTCCGGCGCCCGGCACATGGAGGAGAACCCCCACGTCGTGATGCTCTACGCGGATCTCGCAGCTCGCGTCGGCTGGCGCTTTTACGGCCAGGCCACCGTCTTCAAAGACGGAGCGATGCGGCAGAGAATCATGGACCGCACCGTCAAAGACGAGCTGGACAGGGATCCGGATCGCAAGGGATACGGGGTGCTGGTTCGGGTGGACAAGATCCGGCGCTATAGTGGCGACGAGATCCTCCAGGAACGCTGA